GCATCGGCGACGAAACGGCGCTGCGCATTCTGCAAAAAGTGGGGCGCGAAATCGGGGTGCCGACCGTGACGGATATTCACGAGTCGGACGAGGCAGCCCTGGCCGCCGAGTACGTGGATGTGCTGCAAATTCCGGCCTTCCTCTGCCGCCAGACCGAGCTGCTGGTAGCCGCCGCCAAAACCGGCAAGGTGGTGAATATCAAGAAGGGGCAGTTTCTGAATGGCGAAGCCATGCGCTGGGCGCTGGACAAGGTACAGGGCGCCGGCAACCCGCACGTCATCCTCACCGACCGGGGTAACTCGTTCGGCTACAGTGACTTGGTGGTGGACTTTCGCAACCTACCCACGATGCGCAGCTTCGGCGTGCCGGTGGTAATGGATGTGACGCACTCGTTGCAGCAGCCCAACCAGGCTAGCGGCGTTACGGGTGGCCAGCCCGCCCTCATCGAAACCATCGCCAAGGCGGCCATTGCCGTGGGTGCCGATGGCCTGTTTATTGAAACGCATCCCACGCCCGCCACTGCCCTCTCCGATGGCGCTAATATGCTGCAACTCGATAAATTAGAAGGCTTGTTGCAGCGCCTCACCCGCGTGCGCGAGGCCGTGCGCCCTAGCGGCGGCCTCGACCCGCAGGGGCTGGAGGCCTAGACTACTTCAGCTTTTCTTTTAAGAAGTCGAAAAGCTGGTCGAAGCGCTGGTCAATCGACTCAAAACGCTGGTCAATTGACTCGAGGCGCTGGTCAATTGACTCAAAACGCTGGTCAATTGATTCGAAGCGCTGGTCAATTGATTCGAAGCGCTGGTCAATTGATTCGAAGCGCTGGTCAATTGATTCGAAGCGCTGGCTTATTTCGTGGCGCAGGTCGGCTTGCCCCTGCTCCAACTTAGTTGTTTTCTCAAGCAAAAACTCAATATTGTCGCTTTGAGCGGCAATTGAGCTTGTTACCGTAATAGTGAGTTGGCGCACTTGGGCTGACACACGCTCTACTTTAGCGCCTAGCTCATCCTGACGGGCGCTAAGCTCATCCTGCTTGGCACTTAGTTGGTCTTGGCGGGCCAGCATTTCGCTAATGACGGGCTCTAGTTGGTCGAGGCGCTGGTCGGCGGTAGGCATCGGCGGTGGCAAGGGAAGAAAAACGAAGTTACTACCAGTCGCGGCTCTATTCAATACCGCAGCCAGAAATCCTCGCGGGGCTGCTTTTTCCGAAAAAAAACCAGCCCAACGTAAAACAAGTCGATGGTGACGGTCACGCTGGGGTGCGCTTTGATGGCCGCCCAGGCGCGCTCCATATCGGCCGACCAGTGAATATCGTCGAACACGAACACGCTGTCTTCGTGCGCCTTAGCCAAGCACTGTTCGAAGTAGCGGAGCGTGGGCTCGTAGCGGTGGTTGCCGTCGAAGAACACGAAGTCGAGCGGCTGGGGCAGGCTAGCCAGCGTGGTGGGCAGCGTGTGGTCGAGGTTGCCATCTTCGAGGCGCACATTCTTGATACCTAGCTTCTCAAACGTTTCGCGGGCTACGGCAGCCGTGTTGGGGCAGCCCTCGAAGGTGATGACCTGCTGGCGCGAATCGGCCGAGGCCAGGTAGGCCGTAGTGAGGCCTAGCGAGGTGCCCAGCTCCAGAGCAGTACGCGGCTGAAAGTGGTTGACCAGCCGAAACAGCAGCTGCGCCAGGCGCGGCGCCTTGGCCGAGTGGCGGGCAATGTCGCGCACCGCCCGGCGGCGCCCGCCTGCCCCGGCCACCTGCGAGCCAGCCCCAAAGTCGGTGATTGCGATTATCTGGTCGCTGGCCAGCAGCTCCTGGCGGCGCTTTTCAATGCGCGCAAAGGCCCCGTACTCGCCCGTGTGACGGATAACGGCAGTGTACAGCCCGAACACAAACGGTGAGTGCAGCCCGTGGGCATTGCCCGAGCGCAGCCAGTAGCGGAGGTAAGCGAAGAGTTGAAACAAGCTGAAAATCAATTCATTCGGAAAGGCACAATCAGGGTAAACTCTGGAATGTTGACCTGAAAGTGCTCGCCGCTGGCCAGGCGCTCCATGAGGTAGGTGCCACGCATCTTGCCCAGGCCCGATTTGAGGTTGCAGCCGCTCACGTACTGGTGCGCCTCGCCGGGCTCGAGCACGGGCTGGCGGCCTACCACGCCCTCGCCCTCCACCTCGCGCAGGCCGGTGCCCACATCGGAAATGTACCAATGCCGGCGCAAGAGCTTAATAGTGTATTCGCTATCGTTGCGAATATCAATGCGATAGGCAAACACAAAATGCTCCTGCGCGGGGCTGGAATAATCGGGCAAGTAATTGGTCGTAACCGTAACGGTTACGCCCTGCGTAGTGGTAGTTGGCATAGCGGCGGCCGGCGAAATTACGCTGCCGGGGCAACAGTAGCCCCGCAAGTGTGGTTTTCTGGTCTCAACGCCGAGCCGGGTGGTTTAGTTGTAGCTCGCTTCTTCCTTTTAGTTTCTCTGTTCCCGATGGTCAAAATTGCCGAAAGCTGGCGGCCCGTACTCGCCGCCGAATTTGAAAAGCCCTACTTTCAAAAGCTCACCGCCTGGGTGCGCGGCGAGTATGCCACGACCACCGTGTACCCACTCGGCTCGCAGATTTTTCACGCCTTCGACGCCTGTCCGTTTGAGGAAGTTAAAGTCGTTATTCTGGGCCAGGACCCCTACCACGGCAAAAACCAGGCGCACGGGCTAGCCTTCTCGGTGAACGACGGCGTGCGCACGCCGCCCTCGCTACAGAATATTTTTAAGGAGCTGCACGACGATATACCTGGCACGCCCGCGCCGGCCAACGGCAACCTCGACCGCTGGGCTAGCCAGGGTGTGCTGCTGCTCAACGCCACGCTCACGGTGCGGGCCGCCACGCCGGGCTCGCACCAAAAAAAAGGCTGGGAAGAATTTACCGACGCCGTTATCCGCAAAGTGTCGGAGGGCCGGCCGCACGTGGTATTCATCCTGTGGGGCGCCTACGCGCAGAAGAAAGAAGAGCTGATTGACGCTCGCAAGCACTTGATTTTGAAGGCCGCGCACCCGTCGCCCTACTCGGCTGACCGGGGCTTTTTCGGCTCCCGGCCGTTTAGCCAGGCCAATGCGTGGCTAGCCCAACACGGCGAAAAACCGATAGTGTGGTAGTTTTTCAACCCTTGTCAGCATGACAAGGGTTGGTTATTTTTACAGCAATCGCTTGATTAGCCGCAGCTTATGGCTGTATTTCTGGCGGTCGCGGTTGAAGATGCCATGGTGGTCGAGCGGGTCGAGGCGCACTTCGCCGGAGGCGTGCAGAATGAGGCCCTCGTCTTGCACCAACCCTACGTGCACGATGGCGCCGTCGGCATTATCGAAAAAAGCCAGGTCGCCGGCTTTGGCCTGGGTCACGAAATCGACCGGCTCGCCGAGGGCAATCTGCTGCCTGGCATCGCGCGGGAGCTGGATTCCGATGAGGCCAAACAGCGTCTGCATCAGCCCCGAACAGTCGATACCAAAAAGGTTTTTGCCGCCCCACACGTAGGGCGCCTGCAGGAAGTGCTGGCCCATCTTGCGCAGCAGGGCTAGCTGGCGCTCGGGCGGGCAGGCGTTGGACAGGTTAGTGGCCGTACCGTTGTAAAACAGCACGTTATCATCCCCCATTTTCAGGGTCATGCCGTCGAAAAACGGCAGGCGGCACCCGAGCGTGATGGGCTGGCGCGTAGTGGCGCTCGATACCACCTGCACCACGTCGAGCACGCGCGGGTGGTCCTGGGCGCGCCAGGCGTTGAAGTACGCGTCGCTCACCGGGCGGTGCTGCTTGAAGTCAATCCAGCCCAGGTAGGTATCGGCGGCAGCCTCGATGCGCAGCCAGTTGCCCTGGGTTTGCAGCACCGTGTAGCACTCGCCAAACAGCAATTCGGTGACCAGCTCGGCGCGGTCGGTGGGCTCGGCGCGGACGGGAACGGCGCTGAGCGCGCAAATACCGTGGTTCAAGTTCTCAGCAAAAAAATAGTACGTGCTACAAAGAACGACATGCCGAACGCAGTGAAGCATCTCTGCCGGGTCGTTGAACGAAGCGGTAGAGATGCCTCACTGCGTTCAGCATGTTTAGCTAATATGCCGACAACGGGCTAGCGGTAGCGCTCCATCTCGCGCTGCTGGTCTTTGGCCTTAAGGTCTTCGCGCTTGTCGAAGAGTTTTTTGCCCTGGGCCAACGCGATTTCGAGCTTGGCAAACCCCCGGTCGGTCACGAATAACCGCAGTGGAATGATAGTCAGGCCAGTATCCATTTTGCCGGCTAGCTGCTTCAGCTCGCGCTTAGTAAGCAGCAGCTTGCGGGTGCGCATGGCCTCGTGGTTATTGTAAGTACCTAGCGAGTAAGGCGCTATGCGCATACTGTGCACCCATAGGTCGCCCTTGTGGTCAAAGGTGCAGTAGCCGTCCTGAAGGTTGGCCTCGCCGGCGCGAATGCTTTTTATTTCGGTGCCTTGCAGCATCAGGCCCGCGTCGTACTTGGCCAGGAAGGTGTATTCGTGGCTGGCGCGGCGGTTCTTGATGTTGATATTGGCGGGGGTTTTGTCTTTCATGGAAGTACTGCTTACGCAGAAGTACGCCGGGAGGCTTCGTTGGCTAGCCTACGTGGCGTCGGCATAAAGGTATCAGGCGCTAGGCCAGCTTCAGGCGCGGGTCGGGGCTGGTGAGCTGAGTGGCAAAGTCGCCGGCCTCGTACTGAAAAATGGCCGCCTGGCCCACCATCGCCGCATTGTCGGTACAAAACTCGAAGTCGGGAATGAACACCTCCCACCCTTGGGCTTCGGCCAGGGCCAGCAAGCCCTGGCGCAGGCCCGAGTTGGCCGCCACGCCGCCGGCTAGGGCCACCTGGCGCAGGCCAGTGGCGTGGGCCGCTTTTTTGAGCTGGCGCAAGAGCGTTTGCACGATGGTGTGCTGGATGCTGGCGCAGAGGTCGGCCAGGTTTTCCTGGATGAAATCGGGGCTAGCGGCGGTCTGCTTTTTGAGGAAATAAAGCACCGCCGTTTTCAGGCCGCTAAAGGAGAAATTATAGCCGTCGAGCGCGCCCATCGGAAACTCGAAGCGGTGCGGGTTGCCGGTTTGGGCCAGCTTGTCGAGGCGCGGGCCGCCGGGATAAGGCAGGCCGAGCAGCTTGGCCGTTTTATCAAATGCCTCGCCGGCCGCGTCGTCGATGGTCTGGCCCAGAATTTCCATGTCGAGCGCCGAGCGCACCACCACCAGCTGCGTGTGGCCGCCGCTCACGGTGAGGCACAGAAACGGAAAAACCGGCTTCGGCTCGCGGATGAAGTGCGCCAGAATGTGCGCCCGCATGTGGTTCACGGCCAGCAGTGGCTTGCCCAGCGCCAGCGCCAGGCTTTTAGCAAAGAGGTTGCCGACCAGCAGCGACCCTAGCAGGCCGGGGCCCTGGGTCACAGCCACGGCGTCGAGGTCGTCTTTGGTGAGGCCGGCCCGGCGCAGCGCGGCCGTGACCACCGGCAGCATGTGCTGCTGGTGGGCGCGCGAGGCCAGCTCGGGCACCACGCCGCCGTACTGCTCGTGCACGGCCTGGCCGGCCACCACGTTGCTCAGCAGCTGGCCGTTTTGAAAGACTGCCGCGCCGGTATCGTCGCAGCTCGACTCGATGGCAAGAAGGGTCATTTTTCAGGTATCAATTAATAATGAGCAGTGAGCAATTACGCTTTGTCATTGCGAGCGCTGCGCTCGTAATGACTACCGATTTATTCTTTGCTGCGCCGCGTATAGCGCAAAGTTCGGGCGAACCTGCGCTATACCTTATGCGTTGGCGCGCTTGGTGCGTGCGAAAAGCCGCACCTTTGCGTTCTATTCGGGCTCGCCAGGGCTTCCGCTAAACCTGCATTCGCTGTCTTTCGTGCGTCGCGCTCTTCGTATTCTGCTCAAAATCGTGCTGGGGCTAGCCATTGCGCTGGCGCTGGTGGTGGGCGGGGCGTTGTTGGCGCTGCGCCTGCCGGGCGTGCAAACGCGGCTAGCCCAGCGCGCGGCCGAAACCCTTAGTAGCAAGCTCGGCCAGCGCGTAGAGGTGGGCAGCGTCGATATCCGGCCGTTTTCGCACGTGCTGCTCGAAGGCATCCGGGTGCTCGATAGGCGCGGCGGCGAGCTGTTTGGCGTGGGCCGGGCCGATGCCGACATTAAGCTCTTTTCGGTGTTTGACCCGCGCCACCTGCACGTGGGCACGCTCACGCTCACGGAACCGCGCTTTGTGCTGCGCGACGTGGCCGGCCGCCCCGACTCCACTACGCTCGACCAGTTTCTGAGTGCTCTCAAGCGGCTGAGTGGGCCGCCCGACACGACCAAGTCGGCGCCGTTTGATTTTCAGCTCCACGACGTGGCCATTCGCAACGGCCATTTTGCCATTGAGCGGCCCGACCGCCCACGCGAAAAATTTTACGGCCGCAGCATCGACTACGACCACCTGGTGGCCGATAGCATCTACGCCGACATCTCTAACCTAAACTGGCAAAGCGACACGCTGCGCGCCCGCATCGCCGGCCTGCGCACCGTCGAAACGCCCACCAAAACCCGCCTGCGCGAGCTCACGGCCGACATTGCCTACAACAAGCACTTCTGGGAATTCAACAACCTGACCCTGCGGCTAGGGCGCAGCGAGCTGCGTAAGTACGTGCGCTTCGAGTACAAGCGCTTCGGCAACTTTTCCGATTTCAACGACTCGATGCGGGTCGTGACGCAGTTGCGCGGGGCCAAGGTGTACACCGACGACATTGCCAAGTTTGCGCCCGATGTGGCGGCGCTGAAAGACTCTATTTTTATTTCGGGCGATGCCAAGGGCTACGTGCGCGACTTCCAGATTAAAAACCTGGATGTGCGCTACGGCCGCCGCACGCACCTGGTGGCCACCCGCGCCCACGCCGACAACCTGCCCCGCTGGCGCGAAAGTCTGATTGACCTTCGCCTCCAGCCTTCGCAGGTCGATGCCGCCGACCTGCGCAAGTTCTTGCCCGCCTCGGCCAATAAACTGGTGCAGCGGCTAGGCCTGATAAAGCTTGATGGGCAGTTTATTGGCTTCTACAACGACTTTGTGGGCAAGGCCAATTTTGACACGGCGCTCGGGGCGGTTTCGACCGACGTAAACCTTAAGACCAAGAGCGATTTCGACCACGCCGTGTACGAGGGCACTGTTCACAGCACCGCGTTTAATGTAGGTAAATTTATTGGCGATGAGTCGGTTATCCGCGACGTGACGCTCAATGGCCGGGTGCAGGGCACGGGCTTTGTGCCGCCCATTGCCAAGGGCCACGCCGTGGTCACGGTGCCCGCCATCTGGCTCAATGGCTATCGCTACCACAACCTGAGCCTCGACGGCGATTTTGCCGGCCAGGGCTTTACCGGCAAGGTGACGGCCGACGACCCGGCCGTGCGCCTGACGGCCAACGGCGACTTCAACCTCGACCCCAAGCACCAGCACATCGACGTGCTGGCCAACATTGCCCACGCCAACCTGGGCACGCTAGGGCTGCTCGGCGTGCCGCTCACCCTGAGCACCACCGCCCGCGTGAACCTGCGCGGCACCCAGCTCGACTCGCTGCTGGGTACGGCGCAGCTGCGCGGCTCGCATTTTGCGCTGCGCGGCCAGAGCCTCGACCTCGACACGCTCGACGTGCGCAGCACCCGCAGCAGCCGGGGCCAGCGCCAGGTGCTGCTGCGCTCGGAGCTAGCCGACCTCTCGGCCACCGGGGCGTTTGAGTTTGCGGCGGTAATGCGCGACCTGGAAATGCTCTGGCACGAGTACCGGCTCAATTTTGAGAGCAATGCCGCCGCCACGGCCGCCTACTACCGGCGCAAGCGCCAGGTGCGGCTGCTCATTTACGCTATCGAGCTGAATGTGAACCTCAAGCATATCAATCCGGTATTGAATCTGTTTATGCCCGACTTGCAGATTGCCGACCATAGCCACCTCGATGGCTCGTTTCGGCAGGGCGAAACGTCGATTTTGCAGCTCGGCGGCAAGTTCGACAGCATCTGGTACGGGCCGGTGCACACGATAGGCACCGAGTTCGACTTCACCACATCCAAGCTGCCCTACCAGCCCGAGGTGCTGGCCCAGGCCAGCCTCACCTCCGAGCGCCAACTGGTGCCCACGCTGGGCCGCACCGAGAAGTTTGTGGTGGAAGGCGTGTGGGACCAGCAGCGCATCAACTTCTCGACCTCGCTAGCCCAGAGCGGCACCACCAACCGCGCCAATATCAACGGCGCGCTGAGTTTTTTGCCGCGCGCGGTGCAGATAGTATTTCGCAAAAGCAGCCTGCACCTGCTTAACCAGGAATACGTGATTGCGGCCGACAACTCGGTAAAAATCAGCGGGGGCGGCCGGGAGTTTGATATTCAGAACTTCGTTATCA
The genomic region above belongs to Hymenobacter sp. BRD128 and contains:
- the kdsA gene encoding 3-deoxy-8-phosphooctulonate synthase — translated: MLTSLAQALPHFRNTNSGQFFLMAGPCVIEGEDMALRIAERVKHITDKLQIPYIFKGSYRKANRSRLDSFTGIGDETALRILQKVGREIGVPTVTDIHESDEAALAAEYVDVLQIPAFLCRQTELLVAAAKTGKVVNIKKGQFLNGEAMRWALDKVQGAGNPHVILTDRGNSFGYSDLVVDFRNLPTMRSFGVPVVMDVTHSLQQPNQASGVTGGQPALIETIAKAAIAVGADGLFIETHPTPATALSDGANMLQLDKLEGLLQRLTRVREAVRPSGGLDPQGLEA
- a CDS encoding O-methyltransferase — translated: MFQLFAYLRYWLRSGNAHGLHSPFVFGLYTAVIRHTGEYGAFARIEKRRQELLASDQIIAITDFGAGSQVAGAGGRRRAVRDIARHSAKAPRLAQLLFRLVNHFQPRTALELGTSLGLTTAYLASADSRQQVITFEGCPNTAAVARETFEKLGIKNVRLEDGNLDHTLPTTLASLPQPLDFVFFDGNHRYEPTLRYFEQCLAKAHEDSVFVFDDIHWSADMERAWAAIKAHPSVTVTIDLFYVGLVFFRKKQPREDFWLRY
- the apaG gene encoding Co2+/Mg2+ efflux protein ApaG; this encodes MPTTTTQGVTVTVTTNYLPDYSSPAQEHFVFAYRIDIRNDSEYTIKLLRRHWYISDVGTGLREVEGEGVVGRQPVLEPGEAHQYVSGCNLKSGLGKMRGTYLMERLASGEHFQVNIPEFTLIVPFRMN
- a CDS encoding uracil-DNA glycosylase, whose protein sequence is MVKIAESWRPVLAAEFEKPYFQKLTAWVRGEYATTTVYPLGSQIFHAFDACPFEEVKVVILGQDPYHGKNQAHGLAFSVNDGVRTPPSLQNIFKELHDDIPGTPAPANGNLDRWASQGVLLLNATLTVRAATPGSHQKKGWEEFTDAVIRKVSEGRPHVVFILWGAYAQKKEELIDARKHLILKAAHPSPYSADRGFFGSRPFSQANAWLAQHGEKPIVW
- a CDS encoding C40 family peptidase, producing the protein MNHGICALSAVPVRAEPTDRAELVTELLFGECYTVLQTQGNWLRIEAAADTYLGWIDFKQHRPVSDAYFNAWRAQDHPRVLDVVQVVSSATTRQPITLGCRLPFFDGMTLKMGDDNVLFYNGTATNLSNACPPERQLALLRKMGQHFLQAPYVWGGKNLFGIDCSGLMQTLFGLIGIQLPRDARQQIALGEPVDFVTQAKAGDLAFFDNADGAIVHVGLVQDEGLILHASGEVRLDPLDHHGIFNRDRQKYSHKLRLIKRLL
- the smpB gene encoding SsrA-binding protein SmpB, with translation MKDKTPANINIKNRRASHEYTFLAKYDAGLMLQGTEIKSIRAGEANLQDGYCTFDHKGDLWVHSMRIAPYSLGTYNNHEAMRTRKLLLTKRELKQLAGKMDTGLTIIPLRLFVTDRGFAKLEIALAQGKKLFDKREDLKAKDQQREMERYR
- the tsaD gene encoding tRNA (adenosine(37)-N6)-threonylcarbamoyltransferase complex transferase subunit TsaD — its product is MTLLAIESSCDDTGAAVFQNGQLLSNVVAGQAVHEQYGGVVPELASRAHQQHMLPVVTAALRRAGLTKDDLDAVAVTQGPGLLGSLLVGNLFAKSLALALGKPLLAVNHMRAHILAHFIREPKPVFPFLCLTVSGGHTQLVVVRSALDMEILGQTIDDAAGEAFDKTAKLLGLPYPGGPRLDKLAQTGNPHRFEFPMGALDGYNFSFSGLKTAVLYFLKKQTAASPDFIQENLADLCASIQHTIVQTLLRQLKKAAHATGLRQVALAGGVAANSGLRQGLLALAEAQGWEVFIPDFEFCTDNAAMVGQAAIFQYEAGDFATQLTSPDPRLKLA
- a CDS encoding translocation/assembly module TamB domain-containing protein, with the protein product MRRALRILLKIVLGLAIALALVVGGALLALRLPGVQTRLAQRAAETLSSKLGQRVEVGSVDIRPFSHVLLEGIRVLDRRGGELFGVGRADADIKLFSVFDPRHLHVGTLTLTEPRFVLRDVAGRPDSTTLDQFLSALKRLSGPPDTTKSAPFDFQLHDVAIRNGHFAIERPDRPREKFYGRSIDYDHLVADSIYADISNLNWQSDTLRARIAGLRTVETPTKTRLRELTADIAYNKHFWEFNNLTLRLGRSELRKYVRFEYKRFGNFSDFNDSMRVVTQLRGAKVYTDDIAKFAPDVAALKDSIFISGDAKGYVRDFQIKNLDVRYGRRTHLVATRAHADNLPRWRESLIDLRLQPSQVDAADLRKFLPASANKLVQRLGLIKLDGQFIGFYNDFVGKANFDTALGAVSTDVNLKTKSDFDHAVYEGTVHSTAFNVGKFIGDESVIRDVTLNGRVQGTGFVPPIAKGHAVVTVPAIWLNGYRYHNLSLDGDFAGQGFTGKVTADDPAVRLTANGDFNLDPKHQHIDVLANIAHANLGTLGLLGVPLTLSTTARVNLRGTQLDSLLGTAQLRGSHFALRGQSLDLDTLDVRSTRSSRGQRQVLLRSELADLSATGAFEFAAVMRDLEMLWHEYRLNFESNAAATAAYYRRKRQVRLLIYAIELNVNLKHINPVLNLFMPDLQIADHSHLDGSFRQGETSILQLGGKFDSIWYGPVHTIGTEFDFTTSKLPYQPEVLAQASLTSERQLVPTLGRTEKFVVEGVWDQQRINFSTSLAQSGTTNRANINGALSFLPRAVQIVFRKSSLHLLNQEYVIAADNSVKISGGGREFDIQNFVISHGNERLSAQGVISPDPRQPPLKLDIANFDLATLTSVIGQRLGGRLNMQAAVSGVYNQLAISSTLAVDSLVYEGTPIGQVAGRGDWDNPSSQLRLNLDVARQQQRVLTVTGYLAPRSTTQQLNLVGELNDAPIVLAQPFLGSILQNLGGTGRGQLQLGGMFSAPTLAGAVDVTDGRFTFGYLGTTYKFADRISFTTTSIAFSNVQLRDAQGNLGTVTGLIRHQGFQNMTLDMSANFRKFQVLHTTRRDNDLYFGTAYATGTATVRGPVDDLVVNVTATSTAGTRLALPLDNAAKAEQASYIKFVNRNLADSVRRRQARQAALIAEQSKVDLSGIQLNMNLTVTPDAYLEILLDESTGDVIRGAATGQLRLAIDTRGDFNMYGQVEIVRGAYNFTLQGLVNKEFVVQPGGVITWNGDPLDGQMNVTATYTQRTSLAPILSSSASGTSAAVVPVTAVMNLTGPLLLPVIKLALEFDDAPSSLQNDLAAFIALLRNDEQELNRQVFSLLVFRTLSPQNSNSFSGISLTGQTNAVQNSLGQIISSQLGLLTSQIDQNLEIDFNINGLTADQLQALQVRLSYSFLGGRLRLTREGGISNSTSSAINPNTGLPYSATQSSLIGDFSLEYFLRPDGKFRAKLRYETTPRDNIVTTVNQPRAGISLLHTKEFNNLRELFGRDNPSRRERDTRRAREVLTVEEDKRTSL